The proteins below are encoded in one region of Coffea arabica cultivar ET-39 chromosome 4c, Coffea Arabica ET-39 HiFi, whole genome shotgun sequence:
- the LOC113739213 gene encoding uncharacterized protein, whose product MDVLEGIRRRIGNGRGTRIWEDKWIPNRPNGKLTTNKPHGCQLKQVSDLPTAGKQDSYYWIHAQKGEYTVQSGYKRWMKGKEQEGRNEGEQAGPSHERTSSIVWKALWNQKVKQKLKVFIWKCLHDALPVKELIFSRTNKGNPMCGGCGESVETLGHMLFQCKKAKEIWEMAQVQWDGLVHLTDNFPKWWYTVIEAQMIRGREEQINLTVNILWQIWKGRNEREFNQKDKEPHKIIEKASMEWMEFEEANKGRKERRSIQEIGVQQRTELNHVVGDMRILLKIHTQMDKDHHTVGIGIMATEHSGLLHVAWALRERMTGDPLQDQAEAVKLALMNAAKQGWSNIEVKLDSSKLKEFIVDSRHSSWRTATIREDIQSISSLFH is encoded by the exons ATGGATGTACTagaaggaataaggagaagAATTGGCAATGGTAGAGGAACAAGAATTTGGGAAGACAAGTGGATCCCAAACAGGCCAAATGGAAAACTAACAACGAATAAGCCTCATGGATGCCAACTGAAACAGGTTTCAGATTTACCAACTGCAG GGAAACAAGATAGCTACTACTGGATACATGCTCAGAAGGGGGAGTACACAGTACAATCTGGATACAAGAGATGGATGAAGGGAAAGGAACAGGAAGGTAGGAATGAAGGAGAGCAGGCTGGTCCAAGCCATGAAAGAACATCCTCTATTGTTTGGAAAGCACTGTGGAATCAGAAGGTGAAGCAAAAACTGAAGGTGTTCATCTGGAAATGTCTTCATGATGCACTCCCAGTCAAAGAGCTAATATTCAGTAGAACTAACAAAGGCAATCCCATGTGTGGAGGATGTGGAGAAAGCGTGGAAACATTAGGACATATGCTGTTCCAATGCAAGAAAGCCAAGGAAATATGGGAGATGGCTCAAGTGCAGTGGGATGGTTTAGTGCATCTAACTGATAACTTCCCAAAGTGGTGGTATACTGTGATAGAAGCCCAGATGATTAGAGGACGCGAGGAGCAAATCAACCTCACAGTCAACATCCTCTGGCAAATATGGAAAGGCAGAAACGAGAGAGAATTCAACCAGAAAGACAAGGAACCACACAAGATAATTGAAAAGGCTTCTATGGAGTGGATGGAATTTGAAGAGGCTAACAAAGGGAGGAAAGAGAGAAGGAGCATTCAAGAAATAGGAGTACAACAAAGGACTGAACTAAATCATGTAGTCGGAGACATGAGAATATTGCTAAAGATACATACCCAAATGGACAAAGACCATCATACAGTGGGAATTGGAATTATGGCAACAGAACACTCAGGACTACTACATGTAGCCTGGGCACTTAGAGAAAGAATGACAGGAGATCCACTGCAAGACCAAGCGGAAGCTGTCAAACTAGCTCTAATGAATGCTGCCAAGCAAGGCTGGAGCAACATAGAAGTGAAGCTAGACAGCAGTAAGCTGAAGGAATTCATTGTGGACTCAAGACACAGTAGCTGGCGGACGGCAACTATAAGAGAGGATATTCAATCCATTAGCAGCCTGTTTCATTAG